The Mesorhizobium sp. B1-1-8 genome contains a region encoding:
- a CDS encoding type I secretion system permease/ATPase — MKTSQEHSPPLRFAILDCVPGLIGVGVFSAVINVLGLTGSLYMLQIYDRVLPSQSVPTLIGFTVGMLGLYAAYGLLDFVRLRLLVRIGSRLYRNLHQKAFSISLLLPLKAGREADRVQPLRDLDQLRGFLSGSGPTVVFDAPWIPFYLLIIYMLHPALGVLATIGALAVVMLTAVAEVLGRRPARLASEAILTQRFLADAGRRNAEVVHAMGLSSRLAARWGGIIHAHLTHQERLSDVIGGTGSLSKALRMALQSLVLGLGAYLVIGGEASPGVIIASSILLGRALAPVDAAIANWRGFLSTRQSYFQLKATLDAFGSPVEPMELPRPQTRLTVEKLTVAPPGLPKPTVVDVSFQLSSGAGMAIVGPSGAGKTTLVRALVGIWTPLHGKVRLDGASLDQWDPHSLGAHIGYLPQDVELFDGTVADNISRFGGKADAKGVLAAARDAGVYSMIMHLPEGFQTRIGEGGRALSAGQRQLIGLARALYGDPFLVVLDEPNSNLDVEGDAALATAIQAVRQRGGVVIVVAHRPSALTNIDQVLVLSNGTIRSFGSREQVLTSMAQPPAANRSSPVIPLQKGVSGHA; from the coding sequence ATGAAGACAAGCCAGGAACACTCTCCCCCTCTACGCTTCGCCATATTGGACTGCGTGCCCGGACTGATCGGCGTTGGAGTTTTTTCAGCTGTAATAAATGTGCTGGGGCTGACCGGATCCCTCTATATGCTCCAGATCTATGATCGGGTGCTGCCTTCCCAGAGCGTTCCGACACTGATCGGATTTACCGTCGGGATGCTGGGTCTTTATGCCGCCTACGGGTTGCTCGATTTCGTGCGGCTTCGCCTGCTGGTCCGCATTGGCAGCCGGCTCTACAGGAACCTGCACCAAAAGGCATTTTCCATATCGCTGCTGCTGCCGCTCAAGGCCGGCCGGGAAGCGGACCGGGTGCAGCCGCTGCGGGACCTCGACCAGTTACGCGGCTTCCTGTCGGGATCGGGGCCGACTGTGGTCTTCGACGCTCCTTGGATCCCGTTTTATCTGCTGATCATCTATATGCTGCACCCGGCGCTCGGCGTGCTGGCGACGATCGGCGCGCTTGCCGTCGTGATGCTGACTGCGGTCGCGGAGGTGCTTGGTCGCCGGCCAGCCAGGCTGGCATCGGAAGCCATCCTAACGCAGCGTTTCCTTGCCGATGCCGGCCGCCGCAACGCGGAGGTCGTCCATGCCATGGGGCTTTCCTCCAGGCTCGCCGCGCGCTGGGGCGGGATCATACATGCCCATCTCACGCATCAGGAGCGGCTCTCCGATGTCATCGGAGGAACCGGTTCTCTGTCGAAGGCGCTGAGGATGGCGCTGCAATCCCTTGTGCTGGGACTTGGCGCCTATCTGGTGATCGGCGGTGAGGCTTCCCCCGGCGTGATCATCGCATCCTCCATATTGCTGGGCCGCGCGCTGGCTCCCGTGGATGCCGCCATCGCCAACTGGCGGGGATTCCTGTCGACCCGGCAGAGCTATTTCCAGCTGAAGGCGACGCTCGATGCGTTCGGAAGCCCTGTTGAGCCCATGGAACTGCCACGCCCGCAAACGCGGCTGACGGTCGAGAAATTGACGGTAGCGCCGCCAGGCTTGCCAAAACCGACGGTGGTCGACGTCAGCTTCCAGCTGTCCAGCGGTGCAGGAATGGCCATCGTCGGCCCGAGCGGCGCGGGCAAGACGACGCTGGTGCGCGCGCTGGTCGGAATCTGGACCCCGCTTCACGGAAAAGTAAGACTGGACGGGGCCTCTCTCGATCAGTGGGATCCACATTCGCTCGGCGCCCATATCGGCTATCTGCCGCAGGATGTGGAGCTCTTCGACGGGACCGTCGCGGACAACATTTCAAGGTTCGGCGGCAAGGCCGATGCCAAAGGCGTGCTGGCGGCAGCCAGAGACGCGGGCGTCTACTCGATGATCATGCATTTGCCGGAAGGTTTCCAGACCCGCATCGGCGAGGGCGGCAGGGCCTTGTCGGCAGGACAAAGGCAACTCATCGGCCTCGCACGGGCGCTTTATGGCGATCCGTTTCTGGTCGTCCTGGACGAGCCCAATTCCAACCTGGACGTGGAAGGCGACGCTGCCTTGGCCACGGCGATCCAGGCGGTGCGCCAGCGTGGAGGCGTCGTCATCGTCGTCGCACACCGCCCGTCCGCCCTTACCAACATCGACCAGGTCCTGGTCTTGTCTAACGGCACGATCCGCTCGTTCGGCTCGCGCGAGCAGGTGCTGACCAGCATGGCGCAGCCGCCCGCTGCGAACCGTTCCTCTCCGGTGATCCCGCTGCAGAAAGGCGTGAGCGGACATGCGTGA
- a CDS encoding HlyD family type I secretion periplasmic adaptor subunit has translation MRDLLPRLFTLLPSYAGLGAGQRSAETGLLKRPGRIWPSMALGLSVTSLLVVGGGLWLGLTKIAGAVIAPATVVVETNTKKVQHQTGGTIGGIFAQDGDHVRAGAVLVRLDDTLPRANLKIISEDLDRTTVRLARLEAERQGLPTMQLPASLQAEMGRPDLAALVNGERILFDTRASALAGQKALLRSQTEQLQRQIEGLKAQQTATDESAVFLGSDLTDVNSLYSKKLVSKERVSNVRLDATRAKGESGRLAAAVAEAQAKISETELQILQLDEQRRSDVTSELRETEAKWTELNERKVVAQDELTKTEIRAPQSGTIQQSSVHTVGGVVAPGELLMTIIPDADNLVVDALIPPSRIDDVRPGQSVSIRFPAFDVGTTPVCEGSVKYISADLIRDPQRQLSYFSARIKVENKSNCLTEAKELRPGMPAEVHIRTDERSVWSYLLKPLTDQMSKAFR, from the coding sequence ATGCGTGATCTTCTGCCCCGCCTTTTTACGCTCCTGCCGTCCTATGCTGGCCTCGGCGCTGGTCAGCGCTCCGCTGAAACTGGCTTGCTCAAGAGGCCAGGCAGGATATGGCCCAGCATGGCGCTCGGCCTTAGCGTGACTTCATTGCTGGTCGTCGGCGGAGGACTCTGGCTTGGCCTGACCAAGATAGCGGGCGCGGTGATCGCGCCGGCGACCGTGGTGGTCGAGACCAACACCAAAAAGGTTCAACATCAGACCGGAGGCACGATCGGGGGCATCTTCGCGCAAGACGGCGACCATGTGCGGGCCGGCGCCGTTTTGGTCAGGCTGGATGACACGCTTCCGCGGGCCAACCTGAAGATCATCAGCGAGGATCTCGATCGCACCACCGTCCGCCTTGCCCGGCTGGAGGCCGAACGCCAGGGGCTGCCGACGATGCAGCTTCCAGCCAGCCTCCAGGCGGAAATGGGCAGGCCGGACCTGGCCGCGCTTGTCAATGGCGAGCGCATTCTGTTCGACACGCGTGCATCGGCATTGGCAGGGCAAAAGGCGCTTTTGCGGAGCCAGACGGAACAGCTCCAGCGCCAGATCGAAGGTCTCAAGGCGCAGCAGACCGCAACAGATGAGTCAGCGGTTTTCCTCGGCAGCGACCTTACGGATGTCAATTCTCTTTATTCGAAGAAGTTGGTGTCCAAGGAGCGGGTGAGCAACGTCAGGTTGGATGCGACACGGGCCAAGGGTGAATCCGGGCGGCTGGCGGCTGCGGTGGCCGAGGCTCAGGCCAAGATCAGCGAGACCGAGCTGCAGATCCTGCAGCTTGACGAGCAAAGGCGCAGCGATGTGACGAGCGAGCTTCGCGAAACGGAAGCCAAGTGGACCGAACTCAACGAGCGCAAGGTCGTGGCGCAGGACGAGCTGACCAAGACGGAAATTCGCGCTCCGCAATCCGGGACGATACAACAGTCTTCCGTCCACACGGTTGGCGGCGTAGTCGCCCCGGGCGAGCTGCTTATGACGATCATTCCCGACGCCGACAACCTCGTTGTGGACGCGCTGATCCCGCCGTCCCGAATAGACGACGTACGCCCGGGACAAAGCGTATCGATCCGGTTTCCGGCTTTTGACGTCGGCACCACGCCTGTCTGCGAGGGCTCGGTCAAATACATCTCCGCCGACCTGATCAGAGATCCGCAGCGTCAGCTTTCGTATTTTTCGGCGCGCATCAAGGTCGAGAACAAATCGAACTGTCTGACGGAAGCCAAGGAACTGAGACCGGGCATGCCGGCCGAGGTTCACATCCGCACCGATGAGCGCAGCGTTTGGTCTTATCTGTTGAAACCTCTGACGGATCAGATGTCCAAGGCTTTCCGATAG